The Rhodospirillales bacterium genome has a window encoding:
- a CDS encoding ABC transporter permease, with protein MVRWGKVTFLTLVFGMMAAPLIIVAGVSLNAKKRMFFPPDGLSLRWFPEIFETAKWFEALSNSVIIAFSAGLISVSIALPIACFLWRHKVFYARALFIAGLVPFALPPVITALGMLVFWSQVGFVGQIWNIIIGHGVFLVTLPLVMISLGLESIDDEILEAGRTMGADGRRIFTTVIFPMVLPYMVAGFAFVLVLSMNEYIISFFLGQHATLTLPVQILASLRSGYTPVIAAVAVMFILFAVVVFSLIARFGDLPRLLGAWTPRE; from the coding sequence ATGGTTCGCTGGGGCAAGGTCACCTTCCTCACCCTGGTCTTCGGCATGATGGCCGCGCCGCTGATCATCGTGGCCGGCGTGTCGCTCAATGCCAAAAAGCGCATGTTCTTCCCGCCCGACGGCTTGTCGTTGCGCTGGTTCCCCGAAATTTTCGAGACCGCCAAGTGGTTCGAGGCGCTGAGCAACAGCGTGATCATCGCCTTTTCGGCCGGCCTGATCTCGGTCTCGATCGCCTTGCCGATCGCCTGTTTCCTGTGGCGTCACAAGGTGTTCTACGCCAGGGCCCTGTTCATTGCGGGCCTCGTGCCGTTCGCCCTGCCGCCTGTGATCACTGCGCTCGGCATGCTGGTGTTCTGGAGCCAGGTGGGCTTCGTCGGGCAGATCTGGAACATCATCATCGGGCATGGCGTATTCCTTGTGACCCTGCCACTGGTGATGATCTCGCTGGGGCTCGAATCGATCGACGATGAAATCCTCGAGGCAGGCCGCACCATGGGTGCCGACGGTCGGCGCATCTTCACCACGGTGATCTTTCCGATGGTGCTGCCCTACATGGTGGCCGGCTTCGCGTTCGTGCTGGTGCTCTCGATGAACGAGTACATCATCTCGTTCTTCCTCGGCCAACACGCGACCCTGACACTGCCGGTCCAGATCCTGGCCAGCCTGCGGTCCGGCTACACGCCGGTCATTGCCGCGGTGGCGGTCATGTTCATTCTGTTTGCCGTGGTCGTCTTCAGCCTGATTGCGCGCTTTGGCGATCTGCCCAGGCTTCTGGGTGCCTGGACACCCAGGGAGTGA
- a CDS encoding ABC transporter permease, giving the protein MTDRALQQDSGPTEGFFGRVVVRGIVHPLKAFPFGIYPSLMIGIFFMIPFVIMLVISFAVRTESFYKPGFDLEHYARFFSPLFTTHLWVSVQFAALASFFSLVVAVPFTFFISRFRRRPQIVALVFILCVLTLSEVIIAYSLSVIMSRSGGLPNVAEWLGFVERARSWYPSYLANLFGLSFFNIPFAVLVLYPACTRLDRELTEAAQTMGASPVKTFFTIVVPLLDRTIMAAFILLFVFTMGAFVTPTWLARPEDTMMAQLIAEQALGRGNIPFAAALSIFFMVVTLALSLLTVRLRRGDRTSGA; this is encoded by the coding sequence ATGACCGACCGGGCGCTGCAGCAGGATTCCGGCCCGACCGAGGGCTTCTTCGGTCGCGTCGTCGTCAGGGGAATCGTCCACCCCCTGAAGGCGTTCCCCTTCGGCATCTATCCGAGCCTGATGATCGGCATCTTCTTCATGATCCCGTTCGTGATCATGCTGGTCATCAGTTTCGCGGTCCGGACGGAGTCATTCTACAAACCCGGTTTCGACCTCGAACACTACGCGCGTTTCTTCTCGCCGCTCTTCACCACTCATCTCTGGGTCTCGGTGCAGTTCGCCGCGCTGGCGAGCTTCTTCTCGCTCGTCGTCGCCGTGCCCTTCACCTTTTTCATCAGCCGCTTCCGCCGGCGCCCGCAGATCGTCGCACTGGTCTTCATTCTCTGCGTGCTGACGCTTTCGGAAGTGATCATCGCCTACTCGCTGTCGGTCATCATGAGCCGCAGCGGCGGCCTGCCGAACGTCGCGGAGTGGCTCGGTTTTGTCGAGCGCGCGCGATCCTGGTACCCGAGCTACCTCGCCAACCTGTTCGGCCTCAGCTTCTTCAACATCCCCTTCGCCGTCCTGGTGCTCTATCCGGCCTGCACCCGGCTTGACCGCGAACTGACCGAAGCCGCGCAGACCATGGGCGCTTCACCGGTGAAGACCTTCTTCACGATTGTCGTGCCCCTGCTCGACCGCACGATCATGGCGGCCTTCATCCTGCTCTTCGTCTTCACCATGGGTGCCTTCGTAACGCCGACATGGCTCGCACGGCCCGAGGACACCATGATGGCGCAGCTCATCGCCGAGCAGGCGCTGGGGCGCGGCAACATCCCGTTCGCGGCGGCACTTTCGATCTTCTTCATGGTCGTCACGCTGGCCTTGAGCCTGCTCACCGTCCGGCTCCGTCGCGGCGACCGGACCAGCGGGGCATGA